One stretch of Diabrotica undecimpunctata isolate CICGRU chromosome 5, icDiaUnde3, whole genome shotgun sequence DNA includes these proteins:
- the Rab19 gene encoding ras-related protein Rab-43 isoform X2, with protein sequence MTTRNPTTLMTIPNEEAFDFLFKIVIVGECGTGKTCVVQRFKNGTFIEKHGNTIGVDFSMKTVVVDNKKVKLQIWDTAGQERFRTITQSYYRSANGVIIVYDITKRSSFLSVGKWVEEVKRYSGNSVLLAVVGNKADLETLREVEFEEADALCQYVPDVLFVLEASAKSNSNIEEAFMYLATELKI encoded by the exons ATGACTACAAGAAATCCAACAACTCTAATGACAATTCCAAATGAAGAGGCATTCGATTTTCTATTCAAAATTGTAATTGTTGGTGAATGTGGTACTGGAAAAACTTGTGTTGTTCAACGATTTAAGAATGGAACTTTTATTGAGAAACATGGAAATACTATAGGAGTGGATTTTTCTATGAAAACGGTTGTAGTTGATAATAAAAAAGTGAAG TTACAAATTTGGGACACAGCAGGTCAAGAGAGGTTTAGGACCATAACCCAAAGTTATTATCGTTCTGCAAATGGTGTCATAATTGTTTATGATATAACCAAAAGATCTTCCTTTTTATCTGTAGGAAAATGGGTTGAGGAAGTGAAAAGATACTCTGGCAACTCTGTCTTACTTGCTGTAGTTGGAAATAAAGCAGATTTAGAAACTTTACGGGAGGTCGAGTTTGAAGAAGCAGATGCCCTTTGTCAATATGTGCCAGATGTACTTTTTGTGCTAGAAGCAAGTGCTAAGTCTAATTCTAATATAGAAGAAGCTTTCATGTATCTTGCCACAGAATTAAAG ATATAG